A genomic segment from Dechloromonas denitrificans encodes:
- the dapA gene encoding 4-hydroxy-tetrahydrodipicolinate synthase: MITGSIVAIVTPMHEDGSLDLNSLRNLVDFHVREGTDAIVIVGTTGESPTVNVDEHCELIRVTVDHAAGRIPVIAGTGANSTAEAIELTRFAKKAGADMALSVVPYYNKPTQEGLYRHFKAISEAVELPILLYNVPGRTVADMSNDTILRLAELPGIVGVKDATGNLDRACDLIVRAPKGFALYSGDDMTCVASIMLGFHGNISVTANVAPRLMHEMCVAAAAGDVAKAREIQFKLLGLHRDLFCEANPIPVKWAVQQLGLMPGGIRLPLTTLSEANQPRVLAAMRLAGVLA, translated from the coding sequence ATGATTACCGGATCCATTGTCGCCATCGTCACCCCCATGCACGAGGATGGCAGCCTCGATTTGAACTCGCTGCGCAATCTGGTCGATTTTCACGTGCGCGAAGGCACGGATGCGATCGTGATCGTCGGGACAACCGGCGAGTCGCCGACGGTCAATGTTGACGAGCATTGCGAGTTGATTCGTGTCACGGTCGACCACGCTGCAGGCCGTATTCCCGTGATTGCCGGGACCGGCGCCAACTCGACAGCTGAAGCCATCGAACTGACCAGGTTCGCCAAGAAGGCTGGCGCCGACATGGCGCTGTCGGTGGTTCCCTATTACAACAAGCCGACCCAGGAAGGCCTCTATCGTCACTTCAAGGCGATTTCTGAGGCCGTCGAACTGCCGATCCTGCTTTATAACGTGCCGGGCCGTACGGTGGCCGACATGTCGAACGACACCATCCTGCGCCTGGCCGAGTTGCCGGGTATCGTCGGTGTCAAGGATGCGACCGGCAACCTCGATCGCGCCTGCGACCTGATCGTCCGCGCACCCAAGGGTTTCGCGCTCTATAGCGGTGACGACATGACCTGTGTCGCCTCGATCATGCTTGGCTTCCACGGCAATATTTCGGTTACCGCAAACGTTGCGCCGCGCCTGATGCACGAAATGTGTGTCGCTGCCGCGGCTGGCGATGTAGCCAAGGCGCGTGAAATCCAGTTCAAATTGCTCGGCCTGCACCGCGATCTCTTCTGCGAAGCCAATCCGATTCCCGTCAAGTGGGCCGTTCAGCAACTGGGCCTGATGCCCGGTGGCATTCGTCTGCCGCTGACAACCCTGAGTGAAGCCAACCAGCCGCGCGTTCTTGCTGCAATGCGCCTGGCCGGTGTCCTCGCCTGA
- the tilS gene encoding tRNA lysidine(34) synthetase TilS, with protein MAASRNKRNIDLPAQVSQQLAARLAGPENLCVGLSGGCDSVVLLHLLSRQPCQGRLSAIHVHHGLSSNADAWADFCAGLCAQLGVPLRVHRVQVDRTTGLGLEAAARQARYQAFSVIEADCLLLAHHRGDQAETLLFNLLRGTGIVGAAGMPGERQMGRYRLLRPLLGASRAEIECYARAHGLSWVDDESNRDLSLSRNYLRHEVLTVASRHFPAAESALAQAAENFAEAGVLLDELAAADWLAVAERDEARLDALRLLSEARLKNLLRYHLRSLGWRVPVAARLDEFARQLCSAGPDRHPELRLPDGVMRAGRGRLCWLVEK; from the coding sequence ATGGCCGCTTCAAGGAACAAGCGCAACATTGATTTGCCGGCCCAGGTAAGCCAGCAACTGGCTGCCCGGCTTGCTGGACCGGAAAACCTGTGTGTCGGGCTTTCCGGCGGTTGCGACTCGGTCGTTTTGCTGCACCTCCTGTCGCGCCAGCCCTGTCAGGGGCGTTTGTCAGCCATCCACGTGCATCACGGACTTTCGTCCAACGCCGACGCCTGGGCTGATTTTTGTGCCGGTCTCTGCGCACAACTCGGTGTTCCCTTGCGGGTTCATCGCGTTCAAGTTGATCGCACGACAGGGCTCGGGCTTGAAGCGGCTGCTCGACAGGCGCGCTACCAGGCTTTTTCCGTCATCGAGGCGGATTGTCTTTTGCTAGCCCATCATCGTGGCGATCAGGCCGAAACCCTGCTGTTCAATCTGTTGCGCGGTACCGGCATCGTGGGGGCGGCCGGGATGCCGGGCGAGCGTCAGATGGGGCGTTATCGCTTGCTCCGTCCCCTGCTGGGTGCGTCGCGTGCCGAAATCGAGTGCTATGCCCGGGCTCATGGCCTGTCCTGGGTTGATGATGAAAGCAATCGTGATCTCTCTTTGAGCCGCAATTACCTGCGGCATGAAGTGTTGACCGTGGCAAGCCGGCACTTCCCGGCCGCAGAGTCTGCTTTGGCGCAGGCGGCAGAAAATTTTGCCGAAGCAGGCGTATTGCTGGATGAACTGGCCGCCGCAGATTGGCTGGCTGTGGCTGAGCGGGACGAGGCGCGTCTCGATGCTTTGCGCTTGCTTTCGGAGGCGCGCCTGAAAAACTTGCTGCGTTATCACCTGCGCTCTCTCGGCTGGCGAGTTCCTGTTGCGGCGCGACTCGATGAATTTGCCCGCCAGCTTTGTTCGGCCGGGCCTGATCGCCATCCTGAATTGCGCTTGCCCGACGGCGTGATGCGTGCCGGTCGTGGTCGTTTGTGCTGGCTCGTCGAAAAATAA
- a CDS encoding EAL and HDOD domain-containing protein has product MQQSEFLFIHPLLGPDDAWAGYHAEFPPERAANSEILSACCSHPLLTEFDLRHPWFIPAMPEASHNAAVNSRLVNVFAAGSARLKDNEALSEFEEHLRQLRCKTGITVRPEDKLPATGAWDYLLISASHARSLPPYTLLGMASRTTVLITSVHSHADHTWGQANACSLSTGEYLLARNTQGKKADTTRLKLLEMLGLLAEDADTGALEAIFRQEAKLSYSLLRLVNSAAIAPRTPITCFAQAINLLGRRQLQRWLQLLVYADPNNGQQPNPLLQKAAARGRLLELLAPTIAGQSADEIGDTAFMIGVFSLLDTLLNMSMSEILQQLPLPEVVHKALAEHEGPLGELLRAISSAEGGDLKFAHGQLEKLNIDGTLFLNAQLTALSWAAKIRPSQD; this is encoded by the coding sequence ATGCAGCAATCCGAGTTTCTGTTCATCCACCCTCTTCTCGGCCCCGATGATGCCTGGGCGGGTTACCACGCGGAATTCCCCCCCGAACGAGCTGCCAACAGCGAAATTCTGAGTGCTTGCTGCAGCCACCCACTGCTCACCGAATTTGACTTGCGCCACCCATGGTTCATTCCGGCCATGCCTGAGGCAAGCCACAATGCCGCGGTCAACAGTCGATTGGTCAATGTTTTTGCCGCTGGCTCGGCGCGACTGAAGGATAACGAGGCGCTCAGCGAATTCGAGGAACACCTGCGCCAATTGCGCTGCAAAACCGGCATCACCGTGCGCCCGGAAGACAAGCTGCCGGCAACCGGCGCCTGGGATTACCTGCTGATCAGCGCCAGCCATGCCCGCTCCCTGCCGCCTTATACGCTGCTCGGCATGGCCAGCCGGACAACCGTGTTGATCACCAGCGTACACAGCCACGCCGATCACACCTGGGGGCAGGCCAATGCGTGCAGCCTGTCCACCGGAGAATATCTGCTGGCCAGAAACACGCAGGGCAAAAAAGCCGATACGACCCGTTTGAAATTGCTCGAAATGCTCGGCCTGCTTGCCGAAGATGCCGACACCGGTGCCCTGGAAGCCATTTTCCGACAGGAAGCCAAGCTGTCCTACAGCCTGTTGCGCCTGGTCAATTCGGCCGCCATTGCACCGCGCACACCGATCACCTGCTTTGCTCAGGCAATCAACCTGCTTGGACGGCGACAACTGCAACGCTGGCTGCAACTGCTGGTTTATGCCGATCCGAACAACGGCCAGCAACCCAACCCCCTGCTCCAGAAAGCTGCCGCCCGTGGCCGCCTGCTCGAACTGCTCGCGCCGACCATTGCTGGCCAGAGCGCCGATGAAATCGGGGATACCGCATTCATGATCGGGGTGTTTTCACTACTCGACACACTGCTCAACATGTCGATGAGCGAAATCCTGCAGCAACTCCCGCTGCCTGAAGTCGTCCACAAGGCGCTGGCCGAGCACGAAGGCCCGCTTGGCGAACTGCTACGCGCCATCAGTTCAGCTGAAGGCGGTGACCTGAAGTTCGCTCATGGCCAACTTGAAAAGCTGAATATTGACGGAACGCTTTTCCTCAACGCCCAACTGACCGCCTTGAGTTGGGCGGCAAAAATCCGCCCCAGCCAGGACTAG
- a CDS encoding HDOD domain-containing protein, with the protein MPAPLPTLRRALKLGAVRDPPYFEDPPCMIDHPLHDIDAWVLLFNSNTLPVLRLTERRLGEMRKNLDRVDARELAKLILQDPIMTVRVLAFIQPLHGRALQHDITTIASAVMMAGIEPFFNRFNELLTIEEQLQDADRHALLGILQIIRRAQRAADYAQEWAIWRHDINMEEIRIAALLHDLAEILVWCSAPKLGLDILARQKADPTLRSAEAQTQVLGFTFQDIQQALCRVWHLPELLLHLIDDESTDNPRVRNVALAVRLARHSAHGWTDAALPDDYRDIGQLLNITPEAVRQRLGLDPMPAREADNDQAQ; encoded by the coding sequence ATGCCAGCGCCCTTGCCCACGCTGCGCCGCGCCCTTAAACTCGGAGCCGTTCGTGACCCGCCGTACTTCGAGGACCCGCCCTGCATGATCGACCATCCGCTGCATGACATTGACGCCTGGGTGTTGCTTTTCAACAGCAATACACTGCCGGTGCTGCGCCTGACCGAGCGTCGCCTCGGCGAAATGCGCAAGAACCTTGATCGGGTTGATGCACGCGAACTGGCCAAGCTGATCCTCCAGGATCCGATCATGACCGTACGCGTCCTGGCTTTCATTCAGCCCTTGCACGGACGCGCCCTGCAGCACGACATCACAACCATCGCCAGTGCCGTGATGATGGCGGGCATTGAGCCTTTCTTCAATCGATTCAATGAATTGCTGACTATTGAAGAACAGCTTCAGGATGCCGACCGGCATGCCCTGCTGGGCATTCTGCAGATCATTCGCCGGGCCCAGCGAGCCGCCGATTACGCTCAGGAATGGGCCATCTGGCGCCACGACATCAACATGGAAGAAATCCGGATTGCAGCCTTGTTGCACGATCTGGCCGAAATCCTTGTCTGGTGCTCGGCCCCCAAGCTGGGCCTGGATATTCTGGCCAGACAGAAAGCCGACCCGACCTTGCGCAGCGCCGAAGCCCAGACGCAGGTTCTTGGTTTCACCTTCCAGGACATCCAGCAAGCACTCTGCCGGGTCTGGCATTTACCGGAACTGTTGCTGCACCTGATTGACGACGAAAGCACCGACAATCCGCGCGTTCGCAACGTCGCGCTGGCGGTTCGCTTGGCACGACACTCGGCGCATGGCTGGACGGATGCCGCCTTGCCCGACGATTATCGTGACATCGGCCAATTGCTCAACATCACGCCGGAAGCAGTTCGCCAGCGCCTTGGTCTGGACCCGATGCCAGCC
- a CDS encoding MBL fold metallo-hydrolase yields the protein MRYAIVPVTPFDQNCTVFWCEKTRQAAVIDPGGDVDRIMQVLSDENLTLAKILVTHGHIDHAGGVAALAERCPVPVEGPHEDDRFWIDGMPQQSKMFGFPNVASFTPSRWLNDGDKVSFGEVELDVLHCPGHTPGHVVFYHAPTQLAQVGDVLFQGSIGRTDFPKGDHATLIRSIKEHLFKLGDAVDFIPGHGPMSTLGEERQYNPFLSGRFG from the coding sequence ATGCGCTACGCCATTGTTCCCGTCACGCCATTCGATCAGAACTGCACTGTTTTCTGGTGCGAAAAGACCCGTCAGGCGGCCGTGATTGACCCCGGCGGCGACGTCGACCGCATCATGCAGGTGCTGAGCGATGAAAACCTGACGTTGGCCAAGATTCTGGTTACGCACGGCCATATCGACCACGCCGGCGGTGTGGCGGCCTTGGCGGAACGTTGCCCGGTGCCTGTCGAAGGGCCGCATGAGGACGATCGTTTCTGGATCGATGGTATGCCGCAGCAGAGCAAGATGTTCGGCTTTCCGAATGTCGCCAGTTTTACGCCGTCACGCTGGTTGAACGATGGCGATAAAGTCAGTTTTGGCGAGGTCGAACTGGATGTCTTGCATTGTCCCGGTCATACGCCGGGGCACGTCGTTTTTTACCATGCGCCGACGCAACTGGCGCAGGTCGGCGATGTGCTTTTCCAGGGATCGATCGGTCGAACCGATTTCCCGAAAGGCGACCACGCCACCCTGATTCGCTCGATCAAGGAACATTTGTTCAAGCTGGGTGATGCGGTCGACTTCATTCCGGGGCATGGTCCGATGTCCACGCTCGGTGAGGAACGGCAGTACAACCCCTTTCTCAGCGGTCGTTTTGGCTAG
- a CDS encoding DNA-3-methyladenine glycosylase family protein translates to MAPSYWSLATAELSSADPVMADLVSRYGDLALVSRGDPFATLVRSIIGQQISVKAAEAVWGRFIAQIGTLMPARLLELGPEGLVGCGLSQRKIEYLLDLSASFASGRLCPDDWGGLDDEALILELTTVRGIGRWTAEMFLIFNLLRPDVFPLDDIGLQRAVFQHYFAGEKCSRQALADFGERWRPWRSVATWYLWRSLDPLPVEY, encoded by the coding sequence ATGGCTCCAAGCTACTGGTCGCTCGCTACCGCTGAATTATCGTCCGCCGATCCGGTCATGGCCGACCTCGTGTCGCGCTATGGTGATCTGGCGCTGGTTTCGCGCGGCGATCCGTTTGCCACACTGGTTCGTTCGATTATCGGCCAGCAGATTTCCGTCAAGGCAGCCGAGGCTGTCTGGGGGAGATTCATTGCACAAATCGGTACGTTGATGCCGGCCAGATTGCTCGAACTGGGGCCGGAAGGCTTGGTTGGCTGCGGTTTGTCGCAGCGAAAAATAGAGTATCTACTTGATTTGTCGGCGAGTTTTGCCAGTGGCAGGCTTTGTCCCGACGATTGGGGCGGGCTTGACGATGAGGCGCTGATTCTTGAATTGACGACGGTGCGCGGTATCGGTCGCTGGACGGCTGAAATGTTTCTGATTTTCAATTTGCTGCGTCCGGACGTGTTTCCGTTGGACGACATCGGTCTGCAACGTGCCGTCTTCCAGCATTATTTTGCCGGGGAAAAGTGCTCCCGGCAGGCTTTGGCTGATTTTGGCGAACGCTGGCGTCCGTGGCGTTCGGTGGCGACCTGGTACCTCTGGCGCAGCCTTGATCCCTTGCCTGTCGAGTATTGA
- the bamC gene encoding outer membrane protein assembly factor BamC — MNRRLSSLTLSLLAISLAGCSLIPDSRKIDYKSAGKAPTLEVPPDLSQIARDDRFLVPDAAGKGSATFSAYSADRTPGAQAQNSAVLPQVDKVRVERSGNQRWLVVAVPADKLWDTVKDFWQETGFIIKTERPDAGVMETDWAENRAKIGDDIIRRTLGSFLDSLYSTGERDKFRTRLEPGAEPGTTDVFISHRGMEEVYTSSSKEDTRWQPRAADAELEAEMLRRLMVRLGSEEKRAEALVAVTKAEPRAKLAAKDDGSGTLEVYERFDRAWRRVGLALDRVGFTVEDRDRSRGLYFVRYVDPEVDNTKKDPGFLSKLAFWKSSEPVASSKVQYRIHVSDDGSSRSGVQVLSAEGGADRSETSKRILALLLQQLQ; from the coding sequence ATGAATCGTCGGCTTTCCAGCCTTACCCTTTCCTTGCTGGCCATATCGCTGGCCGGTTGCAGTTTGATTCCAGATTCCCGCAAGATCGATTACAAGTCGGCAGGCAAGGCGCCTACGCTTGAAGTGCCTCCGGATCTGTCGCAGATTGCCAGAGATGACCGTTTTCTGGTGCCTGATGCAGCTGGCAAGGGGAGTGCTACCTTCTCGGCCTACAGCGCAGACCGGACTCCCGGTGCTCAGGCACAGAATTCGGCTGTTTTGCCTCAGGTTGATAAGGTGCGTGTCGAGCGCTCTGGCAACCAGCGCTGGCTGGTCGTTGCTGTACCGGCTGACAAGCTGTGGGATACGGTCAAGGATTTTTGGCAGGAAACCGGCTTTATCATCAAGACCGAGCGTCCTGATGCGGGGGTAATGGAAACCGATTGGGCTGAAAATAGGGCCAAGATCGGCGACGATATCATTCGACGGACACTGGGCAGTTTCCTGGATTCGCTTTATTCGACCGGCGAACGTGACAAGTTCCGTACTCGCCTGGAGCCGGGTGCCGAGCCTGGAACGACCGATGTATTCATCAGCCATCGCGGCATGGAGGAGGTTTATACCTCGTCTTCCAAAGAGGATACGCGTTGGCAGCCGCGTGCTGCCGATGCTGAGCTTGAAGCGGAGATGTTGCGTCGCCTGATGGTTCGCCTTGGCTCTGAAGAAAAACGTGCCGAAGCGTTGGTTGCTGTTACAAAAGCTGAGCCCCGGGCCAAGTTGGCTGCAAAGGACGACGGTTCAGGCACCCTCGAAGTGTATGAACGCTTTGACCGTGCTTGGCGTCGTGTTGGCCTGGCGCTTGATCGCGTTGGCTTTACGGTTGAAGATCGTGACCGGTCGCGAGGTCTTTACTTCGTTCGCTACGTTGATCCCGAGGTGGATAACACCAAGAAGGATCCTGGCTTCCTGTCGAAGCTTGCTTTTTGGAAAAGCTCGGAACCGGTTGCCAGTTCAAAGGTGCAATATCGTATCCACGTCAGTGATGATGGAAGCAGCAGGAGCGGCGTCCAAGTTCTCTCGGCAGAAGGCGGGGCTGATCGCTCTGAAACATCGAAGCGGATTTTGGCTTTGCTTTTGCAGCAGCTGCAATAA
- a CDS encoding acetyl-CoA carboxylase carboxyltransferase subunit alpha codes for MKTSFLDFEQSIADLEAKIEELRFVQDDSAVDISDEIDRLESKGAQLTKDIYAKLTPWQISQVARHQQRPYTLDYLSLIFTDFEELHGDRAFADDHAIVGGLARFNGQPVMVIGHQKGRDTKEKIYRNFGMPRPEGYRKALRLMKLAEKFGIPVMTFVDTPGAYPGIDAEERGQSEAIGRNLYVMAELKVPVIVTIIGEGGSGGALAIAVGDIVQMLQYSTYSVISPEGCASILWKSAERAPDAAETMGITAQRLKTLGLIDKIVSEPLGGAHRDHAAMAQNLKKALQDALKQLSALSTDELLATRYERLMSYGRFKEQAQH; via the coding sequence ATGAAAACAAGTTTCCTCGACTTCGAGCAATCCATTGCCGACCTCGAAGCAAAAATCGAAGAGCTGCGCTTTGTCCAGGATGATTCCGCCGTTGATATCTCCGACGAAATCGATCGGCTGGAGAGCAAAGGCGCTCAATTGACCAAGGATATCTACGCCAAGCTCACGCCCTGGCAGATTTCGCAGGTTGCCCGTCATCAGCAGCGTCCTTACACGCTGGATTACCTGTCGCTGATCTTCACCGATTTTGAAGAGCTGCACGGCGATCGCGCTTTTGCCGACGATCACGCCATCGTTGGTGGTCTGGCACGCTTCAATGGCCAGCCAGTCATGGTCATCGGGCACCAGAAAGGTCGCGATACCAAGGAAAAGATTTATCGCAATTTCGGCATGCCGCGCCCGGAAGGCTATCGCAAGGCGCTGCGCCTGATGAAGCTGGCCGAGAAGTTCGGCATTCCGGTCATGACTTTTGTCGATACGCCGGGCGCCTATCCCGGCATCGATGCCGAAGAGCGTGGTCAGTCGGAAGCCATTGGCCGCAATCTTTATGTGATGGCCGAACTGAAAGTGCCGGTCATCGTCACCATCATCGGTGAAGGCGGTTCCGGTGGTGCGCTGGCCATCGCCGTCGGCGATATTGTCCAGATGCTGCAATACTCGACCTACTCTGTGATTTCGCCCGAAGGCTGTGCATCGATTCTCTGGAAGAGCGCCGAACGGGCGCCGGATGCCGCCGAAACCATGGGGATCACGGCGCAGCGCCTGAAAACGCTGGGTCTGATCGACAAGATCGTCAGCGAACCGCTGGGTGGCGCTCATCGCGATCACGCCGCCATGGCGCAGAATCTGAAGAAAGCGTTGCAGGACGCGCTCAAGCAGTTGTCCGCACTGTCTACTGATGAATTGCTGGCCACGCGCTACGAGCGGCTGATGAGCTATGGCCGCTTCAAGGAACAAGCGCAACATTGA